The segment TCAAGCACCTCAATCGTGTGTCCCGGTATCTGTAATTCTTCTTCTATCGGCAGCTTAAGATCGATCGTATAAGGTTTAAGACACCTGGTGCACTCAAGCTCGATTGTAGCCTCAAAGTGCCCCCTAGTGACTATATGCTTGCCGGTATTGTTAAACGTAATCTCGCCGCTTATCGGCTTGACGCATTTGACTCCGCTTTCGGGGTCATCAATAGGCGGCTCATCTATATTATACTGTATTCGCTTGCCAAGGTGCGATGCTATTTCACTTAGGTCGAGTTTCATTGTCGGCACCTGTATTCTATAACTTGCTAAGCGCTTTCAACAACCTGCACGGTCTCACGCGCGATGACTCGCTCTTCATTGGTCGGGATCAGCAAGATTCTCACTTTCGAGCCATCTTTGCTGATATCCGCCGGGCCCTTGAGCTTGTCGTTCTTATCGGAGTCCAGCTCGATCCCGAAGAAATCCATACCATCGCACACTCTGGCGCGGATGGTCGTGCTGTTCTCGCCGATCCCTCCGGTAAAGACCATTGCATCAAGCCCGCCCATCGCTGCGATATATGCGCCGATATACTTGCGAATTCGATAGCAGAAAATGGCAAGCGCAAGCTGAGCGCGCTTGTTGCCTTTGTCCGCCGCATTTTCGACGTCGCGCATATCACCCGATACACCGGACACACCCAGCAGGCCGCTCTTCTTGTTGATCAAATCGTCCAGGTCTTCGGCGGTGGCGCCGAGCTTCTTACCCAAATACGTCAGTATGGCAGGGTCGATATCACCGCAGCGTGTGCCCATCATAAGACCTTCTGCCGGAGTGACACCCATCGAAGTGTCCATTACTTTTCCGCCGACCACTGCGGCCATACTCGATCCATTACCCAGGTGACATGTTATTATACGCGATTTATCCGGGTCAACGTTCATCGACTTGAGCATCTTAAGCGCCTGGCCGGTTACATACCTGTGAGATGTGCCATGAAAGCCGTAGCGCCTGATCCCGTAATCCTGATAATACTTATAAGGTAAAGCGTATGTATATGCGTAATCCGGCATAGTCGCATGGAAAGCCGTATCGAAAACCGCTACCTGGGGCACACCCGGCATCAGTTTCATGCAAGCGCGAATCCCTTTGGCGTTTGCGGGATTGTGCAGCGGACCAAGATCACTGAGCTTCTCGATCTCCAGCACTACTTCTTCGTTCACGAGAGTCGGCTGAACAAACCTCTCACCGCCATGGAGCACTCTGTGGCCGACAGCCGAAATCTCGTCCATGCTCTTAACTGCACCGACCTTGGGGTCCTTGAGCAGTGCAAATACATGATCGATGGCCTCGGCATGGTCGGCCATATCGACGTTTACTTCGGCCTTGCCGTTAGCGACACACTCGTGCTTGACCCTGCCTCCGCCGCCTGCCGTTCCGATACGTTCCGCAAGCCCCTTTGCCAGAACTTCTTCGCTCTCCGAATCGATCAACTGATATTTCAGTGAGCTGGACCCACTGTTTAATACTAAGATTTTCATTAATACACCAGTTCTAAAAATTCTGAATTCTAAATTTTGAATTCTGAGTTGAGCACGAGTTTCCTCATAACTCAAAATTCAGAATTCAAAATTCATAATTATTGTATGGCTTGGACCGCTGTTATGGCGGCTACATTCACTATGTCGTCCGCGTTGCATCCGCGGGAAAGATCGTTTACAGGCTTTCTAAGCCCCTGCAGCACCGGCCCGTATGCCTCGGCCTTAGCCAGCCGCTCAATCATCTTATAGCAGATGTTGCCTGTGTTGAGGTCAGGGAAGATAAGCACGTTTGCCTTACCTGCAACCGGGCTGCCCGGAGCTTTTTTCTTGGCTATCCAGTCGACCAGAGCGGAGTCTGCCTGAAGCTCGCCGTCAAGCATAAGGTCGGGCATTCTCTCTTTTGCGATCCTGGTCGCTTCCACTACTTTGTCTACCAGCGGGTCTGATGCGCTTCCCTTAGTCGAGAACGAAAGCATGGCAACCCTGGGCTCGGCTCCCAAAAGGCTCTTCATTGTTTTTGCGCTCTGGATTGCGATCTCTGCAAGCTCATCGGCTGCCGGATTGATGACCAGACCGCAGTCCGAAAATATGAATGTTCCATTCTCGCCATACTCGCAGTCCGGCACGATCATAACAAAGAAGCTCGATACCAGCTTGCAGCCCGGCGCGGTGCGCAGGATCTGCAGCGCAGGCCTTACAGTATCTGCGGTCGAGTGAGTGGCTCCGGAGACCTGACCGTCGGCCTCGTCGTTGGCGACCATCATGCACCCGAAGTGCAGCGGGTCGGCTATCATAGTGCGGGCTTTCTCTTCGGTCATGCCCTTGTGCTTACGCATTTCATAAAACTGCTTTGCATATTCATCGAACTTGGGCGACTTGACCGGATCGATTACTTTGCAGCCTGAGACATCCGCGCCTGACTTTTCTACTGCAGATGCGATCTTGTCTTCGGCATTTACAAGAAACACCTCGGCCAAGCCCTGCTCGACTATCTTCTGAGCGGCAGTGACTGTCCTGACATCTTCCGCTTCCGGCAGCACGATTCTTTTCTTGGCGGCCTTTGCCCTGGCATAGACCGTTTCCATTACGTTAGGCATTGTTATCAACTCCACTGTACAGCGCCAAACGTCATAAGGTCACAACGCCACCTCCACGGCGCAAAATTCCGTGACTTGTGGCGCACTGACATTATGACGTTAAGACGTTAAAACATTCCGACAACCATTTAATATCGGGAACAAGTCCCCGAAACACCGGGTGATTATCTTCTAATTCCACGTCCGATGGGAATAATCGGCTCTGAAGTCTGCACGGCGCTTATGCGCATGTCCAGCTTCTCGCGGCCTTTCTGGATTGTACCCATAACTTTAGCCAAATGATTCTCAATGGCCGAAAGAACATCACGCGCATATTCGTCGGATCCGCGCTTGATCTCTCTGGCTGAGTTTTCAGCATTGGCCATCATCTCTTGAGCCTGGACCTTTGCCATTCGGTTTATCTCACTGGTATCGACCAGTTTGGAAGCCATCTGGCGAGCCTCTTCCATGATCCTGTTGGACTCTTCTATGGCCTGTTCTTTGATCATCTCGGCTTCTTCTTTGGCTGCAAGAACAATCTTGTCGCTGTCGTTGGCGACCCGGCTGGCCCTGCGCACTTCATCGGGCAGAGACGCCCTGACCTTATTGATCAGCATATGAAACTCTTCCAGGTCCAAACCCCATGCCTTGCCGAAGAAAGACGTGCTGCTTTCAGCCAGGTCTTCCATGTCATCGAGCAACCTCAGTATATCTTCCTGATTGCCTCCCCCATTCAGAAAAGGTCTGCGCACCACCACTTGTTCTTGATCTATCATCTTCTAAGCCTCCTGCCCTCTCTGATGCAATCTTTCAAGTACTCTCGCTTCAATAACTTTCGGTACCAGCCCCTGTATCGGGGCGCCGAGCTCCACAACTTCCTTGACTAAACTGGAACTCAAAAACAGGTGCTCCGGGCTTGTCATCATAA is part of the Armatimonadota bacterium genome and harbors:
- a CDS encoding DUF177 domain-containing protein, with protein sequence MKLDLSEIASHLGKRIQYNIDEPPIDDPESGVKCVKPISGEITFNNTGKHIVTRGHFEATIELECTRCLKPYTIDLKLPIEEELQIPGHTIEVLEEQELPEDEKEPLFVDYILDLTELLRQNIAVAVPIKTLCSDECKGLCSRCGKDLNEGPCGCPAEGDESPFGALAELLEEDESES
- a CDS encoding acetate kinase encodes the protein MKILVLNSGSSSLKYQLIDSESEEVLAKGLAERIGTAGGGGRVKHECVANGKAEVNVDMADHAEAIDHVFALLKDPKVGAVKSMDEISAVGHRVLHGGERFVQPTLVNEEVVLEIEKLSDLGPLHNPANAKGIRACMKLMPGVPQVAVFDTAFHATMPDYAYTYALPYKYYQDYGIRRYGFHGTSHRYVTGQALKMLKSMNVDPDKSRIITCHLGNGSSMAAVVGGKVMDTSMGVTPAEGLMMGTRCGDIDPAILTYLGKKLGATAEDLDDLINKKSGLLGVSGVSGDMRDVENAADKGNKRAQLALAIFCYRIRKYIGAYIAAMGGLDAMVFTGGIGENSTTIRARVCDGMDFFGIELDSDKNDKLKGPADISKDGSKVRILLIPTNEERVIARETVQVVESA
- the pta gene encoding phosphate acetyltransferase, translating into MPNVMETVYARAKAAKKRIVLPEAEDVRTVTAAQKIVEQGLAEVFLVNAEDKIASAVEKSGADVSGCKVIDPVKSPKFDEYAKQFYEMRKHKGMTEEKARTMIADPLHFGCMMVANDEADGQVSGATHSTADTVRPALQILRTAPGCKLVSSFFVMIVPDCEYGENGTFIFSDCGLVINPAADELAEIAIQSAKTMKSLLGAEPRVAMLSFSTKGSASDPLVDKVVEATRIAKERMPDLMLDGELQADSALVDWIAKKKAPGSPVAGKANVLIFPDLNTGNICYKMIERLAKAEAYGPVLQGLRKPVNDLSRGCNADDIVNVAAITAVQAIQ